One genomic window of Verrucomicrobiota bacterium includes the following:
- a CDS encoding zinc ribbon domain-containing protein, whose protein sequence is MTPESCPNCGADLPRHAKACPECGSCEQTGWSEDAKSDALGLPDDSFDYEQYVKREFGPGEVRPRSLHPLWWVTAVVLLLAWVTWLFWR, encoded by the coding sequence ATGACGCCAGAGTCCTGCCCCAACTGCGGCGCGGACCTCCCACGCCACGCGAAGGCGTGCCCCGAATGCGGTTCGTGCGAACAAACCGGTTGGTCCGAAGACGCGAAGTCCGACGCGCTTGGTTTGCCTGACGATTCGTTCGACTATGAACAATACGTCAAACGGGAATTCGGCCCTGGAGAAGTCCGTCCGCGCAGCCTTCATCCGCTCTGGTGGGTGACCGCGGTGGTTCTGCTTTTAGCGTGGGTGACATGGCTTTTCTGGCGGTGA